A region from the Vulpes lagopus strain Blue_001 chromosome 5, ASM1834538v1, whole genome shotgun sequence genome encodes:
- the LOC121491732 gene encoding formin-like protein 5 — MCLGGDVTGSGSLGTSPQLQSSLAAWKSTGAQSGVPEPQGALHQQVGSQRGGEAQHTAPATPLGSQAADALPPPPPTPPQPDAESYQVNRRLPRRAPVTKQGWGVRDTSGTTTPPRTSVRPQHRPAPPPFPLSPPKRLRSGKPGPGRRGLRRRLLKLWNPKTPRATAALAASGCGRGAGRDPPPPPPPPLPPPPAPRLRRARAPQAPPAPTRHTPTRFSDRPALPAAPRRPPLSVRTRGAPAACSRPPPSGSLRGRPGPACARLGLGLGRPPPSLRRPISSAGGRRAAGAQASSLGPRLREALVPPRVTEEDCKPITGHDLMMEPASGSALGLKPA, encoded by the exons ATGTGTTTAGGCGGGGATGTGACTGGAAGTGGGAGCTTGGGGACCAGTCCCCAGCTGC AGTCGAGCCTTGCTGCCTGGAAGAGCACTGGGGCCCAAAGCGGTGTGCCGGAGCCCCAAGGAGCGCTTCATCAACAGGTCGGGAGTCAGCGCGGCGGGGAAGCCCAGCACACGGCCCCGGCCACCCCTCTCGGCTCCCAAGCCGCGgacgccctccctcccccaccccccacccccccccagcctgACGCCGAGAGCTACCAAGTGAACCGGCGGCTTCCAAGGAGAGCCCCGGTCACAAAGCAGGGCTGGGGAGTCCGGGACACGTCAGGAACAACAACGCCGCCACGAACCTCAGTCCGCCCCCAACATCGtcccgcccctccccctttcccGCTCAGTCCCCCCAAAAGGCTGCGCTCGGGGAAGCCAGGCCCGGGGCG CCGCGGGCTCCGGAGGCGCCTCCTCAAGCTCTGGAACCCGAAGACTCCGCGGGCGACGGCGGCTCTAGCGGCCTCTGGATGCGGACGTGGCGCCGGACGCGACCCGCCCCCTCCGCCGCCTCCTCCGCTCCCGCCTCCTCCCGCGCCTCGGCTCCGACGCGCACGCGCGCCCCAGGCCCCTCCCGCGCCCACCCGGCACACGCCCACCCGCTTCTCGGACCGCCCCGCCCTCCCAGCGGCCCCCCGCCGGCCGCCTCTGAGCGTGCGCACGCGCGGCGCCCCCGCGGCctgctcccgccccccgccctccgggAGCCTCCGcgggcgccccgggcccgccTGCGCgcgcctgggcctgggcctgggccgccCGCCCCCTTCCCTCCGCCGTCCAATCAGCTCGGCCGGGGGGCGCCGAGCCGCGGGAGCTCAGGCCTCCAGCCTCGGCCCGCGGCTTCGCGAAGCTCTCGTTCCGCCGCGAGTAACG